TGTTTGGATGGGAATTTCCACCGCATATCACAGGTGGTTTAGGAACAGCCTGCTATGGCTTGACAAAAGGTTTGTTAAAAACAGGAAGTGAAGTTATTTTTATTGTCCCCAAAGCCTACGGCGATGAAGACCAAAGCGCTGTCAGACTTGTTAATGCAAGTGATGTGGTAATTGATTTTAAAGACGAAAAGTACCAGGAATATTGGAAACGAATCACATACCTTGAAATTGGTTCAAATTTAATTCCTTACGTAGGTCCGGAAGAATTCAGCAGGCTTAAAAACAGAAGTGAACTGGAAGCCACTACCTGGAAAAAAGCCATAGTTTCCAAGCGGTTTGCATTTTCGGGAAAATATGGCGCTAACCTTATGGATGAAGTATCCCGTTATGCACTTGTTGGCTCTGCAATTGCTGCAACACAGTTATTTGATGTAATTCATGCACACGACTGGCTAACATATCCGGCAGGTATTGCTGCAAAAAGTGTTTCGGGAAAACCCTTGGTGGTTCATATACATGCTACTGAATTTGACCGTTCGGGCGAAAATGTTAATCAGGATGTGTATGATATTGAGCGAAAAGGTATGGAAATAGCCGATAGGGTGATAACTGTCAGTAATTTAACTCGTAGTATAGTTATTGAAAGATATGGAATTGATCCGGATAAGGTTGTAACGGTACATAATGCAGTAGAACCTACCGAGCAATATGACTTTTCGTTTGTATCAAAAAAAGTGAAGGAAAAGGTCGTAACTTTTTTAGGCAGAGTTACTTTTCAGAAAGGTCCTGATTATTTTGTAGAAGCAGCACAAAAGGTGTTGGAAAAAGATAAAAATGTACGATTTGTAATGGCAGGAAAAGGAGATATGCTCAACAAAATGATTCGAAGGGTTGCCCAGCTCAGAATTTCCAAAAATTTTCACTTTACAGGTTTCCTTGAAGGAGACGATGTATTGAAAATGTTTGCTCTCAGCGATGTATA
This window of the Lentimicrobiaceae bacterium genome carries:
- a CDS encoding glycosyltransferase family 4 protein, translated to MRVLMFGWEFPPHITGGLGTACYGLTKGLLKTGSEVIFIVPKAYGDEDQSAVRLVNASDVVIDFKDEKYQEYWKRITYLEIGSNLIPYVGPEEFSRLKNRSELEATTWKKAIVSKRFAFSGKYGANLMDEVSRYALVGSAIAATQLFDVIHAHDWLTYPAGIAAKSVSGKPLVVHIHATEFDRSGENVNQDVYDIERKGMEIADRVITVSNLTRSIVIERYGIDPDKVVTVHNAVEPTEQYDFSFVSKKVKEKVVTFLGRVTFQKGPDYFVEAAQKVLEKDKNVRFVMAGKGDMLNKMIRRVAQLRISKNFHFTGFLEGDDVLKMFALSDVYVMPSVSEPFGISPLEAMRSNVPVVISKQSGVAEILQYALKVDFWDVDALADAIYGLLHYSALSKMFSQHGKGEVENLKWENAAQKVVEVYESVVINK